Genomic segment of bacterium:
ACTTCTAGACAGGACACTCGACGTTGTAGAGATCTTCTGCGAGCAGCATGAAGATGTTCTGCTGAAACATGCGGACGGTACCTTCTCGGGGCTGCAAATAAAGACACGCCGCCTGATCAGGAGCTATGGAAACCACCGACGAAGAAGTAATAAGGGCTGTTGCTTTGCATCGTTAGAAGAGAAGTTTCCAACTAGATTCCGCAAATTCGCGTTTCTTACAAACCACCCATTATATAGTGCCAAAAATGGAAGCGATGTATGCTACGTGCTCGCGAAGATTAGTCAGGCGACAGACTTGCACAACGTATCTGCAAAAGAAAAGAAATTCATCCAAAAAGTCGCCCAAATCGAGGAGTGCAGCGAGGAAACAGTTTTTGCCACATTGAAAAAGACTGATTTCAACCATGACTTACCTAAGCTGCAGGATATTCAAGTTCGTCTTATCCAGAGATTACTCTGGTCTGGCCAAGTGCTAACGAGTGCAGCCAACCGACGATTGCTCGTGCGGCTGGCACTCACTGAGGAATGCGGGAGGGCGTCTTCACTTGCTCACCTGGAATCACTCCCTGCCTATGTTTCAATTGGCGTTAATCCGAAAGCGACGCAGTTAGACAAAAGATAGACGGCAAGCGGTTTGGTCAGGAGCGGGTTCTTAAAGTACTGAAATCAGGCATTAATTGGACGGCTCCATTGACTTGTGATCCAAAGGACATTGACTTTCCAGGATC
This window contains:
- a CDS encoding DUF4297 domain-containing protein is translated as MSDPASKSPDQISATNDPGDETARRFRYQWSYAAIACCILLDRTLDVVEIFCEQHEDVLLKHADGTFSGLQIKTRRLIRSYGNHRRRSNKGCCFASLEEKFPTRFRKFAFLTNHPLYSAKNGSDVCYVLAKISQATDLHNVSAKEKKFIQKVAQIEECSEETVFATLKKTDFNHDLPKLQDIQVRLIQRLLWSGQVLTSAANRRLLVRLALTEECGRASSLAHLESLPAYVSIGVNPKATQLDKR